From the genome of Alphaproteobacteria bacterium, one region includes:
- a CDS encoding precorrin-8X methylmutase codes for MSNSDFDYLRDPDAIYAASFAAIEHTVNLTEVATGLHDVALRLVHAVGDPDLIDAFTASDGAGQAGRAALQAGAPVLTDSRMLADGIIRSRLPAQNRVICTLGLGSVAGNAKRAGTTRSAAAVELWAPFLGGAVVAIGNAPTALFRLLEGLALGWPKPALIIGLPVGYIGAAESKEALVAAAPAPFITLRGRRGGSPLAAAAVNALAKSMKP; via the coding sequence ATGAGCAACTCCGACTTCGACTATCTGCGCGACCCCGACGCGATCTACGCGGCGTCGTTCGCCGCCATCGAACACACGGTCAACCTGACCGAAGTGGCGACGGGCCTGCACGACGTGGCGCTGCGGCTGGTTCACGCCGTCGGCGACCCGGACCTGATCGACGCGTTCACCGCCTCCGACGGCGCGGGTCAGGCCGGTCGGGCGGCCCTGCAAGCCGGCGCGCCGGTGCTGACGGATTCACGAATGCTCGCGGACGGGATCATCCGTTCCAGGCTTCCCGCGCAGAATCGCGTGATTTGCACGCTCGGTCTGGGCAGCGTCGCCGGCAACGCCAAACGCGCTGGCACAACCCGGTCCGCCGCTGCGGTCGAGCTCTGGGCACCCTTTCTCGGCGGCGCCGTCGTGGCCATCGGCAATGCGCCCACCGCGCTGTTCCGGCTCCTGGAGGGGCTCGCGCTCGGCTGGCCGAAACCGGCGCTGATCATCGGCCTGCCGGTCGGTTATATAGGCGCTGCCGAATCCAAAGAGGCCCTCGTCGCGGCCGCACCCGCGCCGTTCATCACCCTGCGCGGCCGGCGCGGCGGAAGCCCCCTGGCGGCCGCGGCCGTCAACGCGTTGGCGAAAAGCATGAAACCATGA